A genomic segment from Paenibacillus sp. encodes:
- the pulA gene encoding type I pullulanase → MLRQQGLKAIAIMLIFSLLAGLFSGLGPIHVAQAASLSVDGMKDEAWTAMEPVASSAEPGWSGFDIGNLYITNDEEYLYFWLDAVNVPNWGENGQYLNLALQVNGADSGIAGNPWASQFHFGGAEEKPQFHVVMRLKNDSEVNWAAVYAAADLGTPLLASDNLMGAQFAVNRSTGFEGKIPFSLLNLQHGDTIRAIAVLSGNNSAEHGAFDVAPRAEGNAIADSWNVSGAPNGQSVYGSQVTISIPGSEIPELPPIASPTYHEDGTVSVFTTASSNEHWINGNFPAAGGWSAFQPMTNLGTFMANGETVQLFQYTFTPADAQATGGVIQYKFSPVNAWNGDYIDLFNRSPLVDGNSAVHYLFIEPNVLQVEPGGSAAVEAYRFLADGTREGITSNVVWTSSQPDWATVDAQGVVFVSSDAVPGRTFEITAERNGVSVSKSYTVSSEVVRSPVVHDDGTVTFNNNTHSGETLHLVGSMNGWNNQGIAMTKNERGVFSVTIPLAPGRYEYKFFPVSGSWDNGFTDPLNPNTANGNSLLFVPGLTAAPADETVSPGQTVQFNAKFLASDGSETAVPAEWSLGAGAREGVTIDPATGLLTVQPSVVPAENDSVTAVATYENDGKTYTAEATVMLASETTTFVVHYFRYDQNYGEWNLWAWLDGHEGQSYPAVTETIDGKTWARMKVEIAGDVSKLNFIVRKGNWAEKEFSDRSMAAAGGLGEIWVVEGDEELHNAYLPSLTDPAIRGAIADEAGKIKVTLTNKPLSYDTFEAWDGNRKLAGVSAMGAHDKAVVITLDEPIDDVRNVYTVKDASGVFKEKRVMMRGILDSFVYSGADLGVTYGPEASAFKVWAPTAVNVSVSLYANAAAEDQTPDRLVPMTRDNATGVWSATVEGDWEGRYYLYKVEFADGTTTYANDPYARAASANGLKTAIVDLSTTDPAHWNPESKPYMVNPTDAVIYELHVRDFSMNERSGIASEYRGKYKAFTQTGTTDPVSGAKTGVDHLAELGVTHLHLLPTYDFGSIDETKVDDPAYAGRKFNWGYDPIHFNVPEGSYATDLTDPKARITEFKEMVQALHDRGIRVILDVVYNHTLASGQTNPASVFDKIVPGYYFRSDEKGRYTDGSGTGNEVASERPMVRKYILDSTRYWAEEYNVDGFRFDLMGLIDTPTMTEVTRMLQQEVHPTMLVYGEPWVASDASALPSSLRTVKGTQRGKSFAVFNDNLRGAIKGGSDDDSKGFATGAAGAEQGIVTGVKGSWEDFTDGPTETINYVTAHDNLNLWDKVIKTQHLEEQEGWVHIEHGKLIGDEFASVEEAVAAATPHHAVDPNHVLGNETVKRSLLANGIAITAQGIPFIHAGEELLRTKFGDHNSYASPDAINEIRWEYKTKFAPVFDYYEGLLKLRKEHPAFRMSTKEAVQQGFELLRMNGNVVSYRLKNHANKDPWNNIVVIYNANTTDQTVTLPASASGTWNVVVNESAAGTETLATVSGGSVIVKALSMMVLYDQAEPPYTPEATTLHLDASSIALEPGTSKFIRAAVLDQKGRPMNVPIEYVTSDEQVAAVNGLGKVTGVADGMATITVSAGTLTAELNVVVGELIPTQLAIQGPSSLYAGDSVSLTAIVRDQYGQPMNGISVSWSSSNSAVAEVAAGGVVTGLAEGTATVTASAGQVVTEFTLQVKRPNTIALHYVRPDGNFADMDVWVWNTGLRNNDGHSVDFAAIDGTTAIALIPVSETATSVGFIVRKKDWSFKDTDQDRFIPVQPSEAVKKVVVTSGVVDYVTVPSIRSPQPLEGDLRFQYRDRDRFALGTLGELSGVKAVVDGVEHDAVYDEWNEAWVYTLDAPQDGHTYVYTFLVEGEHVTDPNNPVVANGKSVYTYEIPKAILKAETNAKQISYDTNALLTVSVQGATVPVERIRADLSALGYEQPIPIDLELMQTAFGVKDGTSPGRKPIRVIVTYENGMESSVETDIVVVPGKKSGKKDFSWDEARIYFLLTDRFMDGDPSNNGAETDPGHPEAFHGGDFRGLIDRLDYLERLGINTIWITPIVDNVDFNKGADFNGTQYAYHGYWAKDFTKIDEHLGDLQTFQELLEKAHDRGMKVMVDVVLNHAGYGLKPDDDRPGISEEDKARFDGMLRTDGVACANGIEIQCEVWGLPDLKTEEAAIRERIIDWQAGWLERTRTARGDTIDYFRVDTVKHVDATTWRAFKNRLAAIDPKVKLIGEYFDGSATNQGGTLNSGQMDSLLDFDFKWLALDLLNSGLLDVNERLQARNDMIDNTAMLGSFLSSHDEDGFLSERIGGDRGKLKVAAALQMTVKGQPVIYYGEELGRSGKNAGDMAAGQYSENRGDMPWDRLDEEADLLGHYTKMLRIRANHSDVFAKGTHSDALAGSDEEGTLVFARSYEGRTVFVGLNVTTEARHVKFKAIGFAPGATLVNEYSGEQVKVDGEGFVTITIPPRDGGGTVVLAKAGTDRAK, encoded by the coding sequence ATGTTGAGACAACAAGGATTGAAAGCGATTGCAATCATGTTGATCTTCAGTTTGTTAGCAGGGTTGTTTTCCGGATTGGGGCCGATCCATGTCGCCCAGGCGGCTTCGCTTTCGGTAGACGGGATGAAGGACGAGGCATGGACTGCGATGGAGCCCGTTGCGAGTTCGGCGGAACCGGGCTGGTCCGGGTTCGACATTGGCAACTTATACATAACGAATGACGAGGAGTACCTATACTTTTGGCTGGATGCCGTGAACGTTCCGAATTGGGGCGAAAATGGGCAGTATTTGAATCTAGCGTTGCAGGTGAACGGAGCCGACTCCGGGATCGCCGGCAACCCGTGGGCGTCGCAGTTTCATTTCGGCGGCGCGGAAGAAAAACCTCAATTCCATGTCGTTATGCGCTTAAAGAACGATTCGGAAGTGAACTGGGCCGCGGTGTATGCCGCTGCCGACCTTGGAACGCCGTTGCTCGCCAGCGACAATCTCATGGGCGCCCAGTTTGCGGTGAATCGTTCGACAGGGTTTGAAGGGAAAATTCCGTTTTCTTTGCTCAACCTGCAGCATGGGGACACGATTCGCGCGATTGCGGTGTTAAGCGGAAACAACAGCGCCGAACACGGAGCGTTCGACGTTGCGCCGCGTGCCGAAGGCAACGCGATCGCCGACAGTTGGAACGTCAGCGGGGCCCCGAACGGGCAGTCCGTTTATGGATCTCAAGTTACGATCAGCATTCCCGGGAGCGAAATCCCTGAATTGCCGCCGATCGCAAGCCCGACGTATCACGAAGACGGCACGGTTTCCGTCTTTACGACGGCTTCATCGAATGAGCATTGGATTAACGGTAATTTCCCGGCAGCGGGCGGTTGGTCCGCGTTCCAGCCGATGACCAACCTAGGGACATTCATGGCGAACGGGGAGACCGTTCAATTGTTCCAATACACATTTACCCCGGCGGACGCACAAGCGACAGGCGGCGTAATACAGTATAAGTTCAGCCCTGTGAACGCTTGGAACGGAGACTACATCGACCTCTTCAATCGTTCCCCGCTTGTGGACGGCAATTCGGCGGTGCATTACCTCTTCATTGAGCCGAATGTGCTGCAGGTTGAGCCCGGCGGGTCGGCGGCAGTAGAGGCGTACAGGTTTTTGGCGGACGGAACGAGGGAAGGAATTACCAGCAACGTAGTTTGGACGTCGAGCCAGCCCGACTGGGCTACGGTCGACGCGCAAGGGGTCGTATTCGTAAGTTCGGACGCCGTCCCCGGTCGAACATTCGAAATTACCGCCGAACGAAACGGCGTAAGCGTCAGCAAGAGTTATACAGTTTCATCGGAAGTCGTGCGAAGCCCGGTGGTTCACGATGACGGGACCGTCACGTTCAACAACAATACGCATTCAGGAGAAACCCTTCATCTGGTCGGAAGCATGAACGGTTGGAACAACCAAGGCATTGCGATGACGAAGAACGAGCGCGGCGTTTTTTCCGTTACGATCCCGCTCGCTCCAGGAAGGTACGAATACAAGTTTTTCCCTGTATCCGGCTCGTGGGACAACGGGTTTACCGACCCGCTGAATCCGAATACGGCGAACGGCAACTCGCTGCTGTTCGTACCGGGGCTTACGGCAGCGCCCGCCGACGAGACGGTTTCGCCCGGGCAGACCGTGCAATTCAACGCGAAATTTCTGGCGTCCGACGGCAGCGAAACGGCTGTTCCTGCGGAGTGGAGTCTTGGCGCAGGGGCAAGGGAAGGCGTAACCATCGACCCGGCGACAGGATTGCTCACGGTACAACCGTCGGTCGTACCTGCGGAGAACGATTCGGTGACAGCCGTTGCGACTTACGAGAACGACGGCAAAACTTATACGGCGGAAGCGACCGTTATGCTCGCGTCGGAAACGACGACGTTCGTCGTCCATTATTTCCGCTATGACCAAAATTATGGGGAATGGAATCTTTGGGCATGGCTCGACGGTCACGAAGGCCAAAGTTACCCGGCTGTGACGGAGACGATCGACGGTAAAACGTGGGCGCGCATGAAGGTCGAGATCGCCGGGGACGTTAGCAAGCTAAACTTTATCGTCAGGAAAGGAAATTGGGCGGAGAAGGAATTCAGCGACCGTTCCATGGCGGCTGCGGGCGGCCTCGGCGAAATATGGGTCGTGGAAGGCGATGAAGAGTTGCACAATGCGTACCTGCCGTCTCTCACCGATCCGGCAATACGTGGTGCGATCGCTGATGAAGCAGGGAAAATAAAAGTAACGTTGACCAACAAACCTTTGAGTTACGATACGTTCGAGGCGTGGGACGGAAATCGGAAGCTCGCCGGCGTTTCCGCCATGGGAGCGCATGACAAAGCGGTCGTAATTACGCTCGATGAACCGATTGACGACGTGAGGAACGTATATACGGTAAAAGACGCGTCAGGCGTGTTTAAAGAGAAACGGGTCATGATGCGCGGCATTTTGGACAGCTTCGTCTATTCAGGGGCGGATCTTGGCGTGACGTACGGCCCGGAGGCAAGCGCGTTCAAGGTGTGGGCGCCTACGGCCGTTAACGTATCCGTATCGCTCTACGCGAACGCAGCCGCCGAAGATCAAACGCCGGACCGCCTCGTGCCGATGACTAGGGACAATGCAACCGGCGTATGGTCGGCTACCGTCGAAGGAGATTGGGAAGGCCGGTATTATCTTTATAAAGTGGAGTTCGCCGACGGGACAACGACGTACGCTAACGATCCATACGCGCGCGCCGCATCCGCGAACGGGCTGAAAACGGCGATCGTCGACTTGTCGACGACGGATCCGGCACATTGGAATCCGGAATCGAAGCCTTATATGGTCAATCCGACGGATGCCGTCATTTACGAACTCCATGTTAGAGATTTCTCCATGAACGAACGCTCGGGCATCGCGTCGGAATACCGGGGCAAATATAAGGCATTTACGCAGACAGGAACGACCGATCCGGTGTCCGGCGCGAAAACCGGCGTAGATCATCTCGCGGAGTTGGGCGTTACGCATTTGCACTTGCTCCCGACGTACGATTTCGGTTCGATCGATGAAACGAAGGTCGACGATCCGGCGTACGCCGGCCGGAAATTCAACTGGGGGTATGATCCGATCCATTTCAACGTTCCGGAAGGGTCGTATGCAACTGACTTGACCGACCCGAAGGCACGTATTACGGAGTTTAAAGAGATGGTGCAAGCGCTCCACGACCGGGGAATCCGCGTCATTTTGGACGTCGTCTACAATCATACGCTCGCTTCGGGGCAGACGAATCCGGCATCCGTGTTCGACAAGATCGTACCGGGTTATTATTTCCGTTCGGACGAAAAGGGCCGATATACGGACGGATCCGGAACCGGCAACGAAGTAGCGTCCGAACGGCCGATGGTGCGAAAGTATATCCTTGATTCAACGCGATATTGGGCGGAAGAATACAATGTGGACGGATTCCGCTTCGACCTGATGGGGCTGATCGATACGCCGACAATGACGGAAGTAACGCGTATGCTGCAGCAGGAAGTGCACCCGACGATGCTGGTGTACGGGGAGCCTTGGGTCGCTAGCGATGCGTCCGCCCTGCCGTCGTCGCTGCGCACGGTGAAGGGGACTCAGCGCGGCAAGTCGTTCGCGGTGTTCAACGACAACCTTCGCGGCGCGATCAAAGGCGGAAGCGACGACGATTCGAAAGGGTTTGCGACGGGCGCCGCCGGTGCCGAACAGGGCATCGTGACCGGAGTGAAGGGATCTTGGGAGGACTTCACCGACGGGCCGACGGAAACGATCAATTACGTAACGGCGCACGACAACTTAAACCTCTGGGACAAAGTGATCAAGACGCAGCATCTAGAGGAACAAGAAGGTTGGGTGCATATTGAACACGGAAAATTGATCGGCGATGAATTCGCCTCGGTCGAGGAAGCGGTCGCAGCTGCTACGCCGCATCATGCGGTTGATCCGAATCATGTGCTGGGCAATGAGACCGTGAAGCGCTCGCTGCTCGCGAACGGCATTGCGATCACGGCGCAGGGGATTCCGTTTATCCACGCGGGCGAAGAGCTGCTGCGCACGAAATTCGGCGACCATAACTCTTACGCATCGCCGGATGCGATTAATGAGATTCGTTGGGAATACAAGACGAAGTTCGCGCCGGTTTTCGATTATTACGAGGGTCTTCTGAAGCTTCGCAAAGAACATCCGGCGTTCCGCATGTCGACGAAGGAAGCGGTGCAGCAAGGGTTCGAACTGCTCCGAATGAACGGCAACGTTGTCTCTTATCGATTGAAAAACCACGCCAACAAGGATCCGTGGAACAATATCGTTGTCATTTATAACGCGAACACAACCGACCAAACGGTGACGCTGCCGGCCAGCGCATCCGGCACCTGGAACGTCGTTGTGAACGAATCCGCCGCGGGAACGGAAACGCTCGCCACAGTGAGCGGCGGTAGCGTAATAGTAAAAGCGCTATCGATGATGGTGCTGTACGATCAAGCGGAACCGCCGTACACGCCGGAAGCGACGACGCTGCACCTCGATGCGTCTTCGATCGCGCTCGAGCCGGGCACGTCGAAGTTTATTCGAGCCGCCGTACTGGACCAGAAGGGGCGGCCGATGAATGTCCCGATCGAGTACGTCACGAGCGACGAGCAAGTCGCGGCAGTCAACGGACTCGGCAAAGTAACGGGAGTTGCGGACGGCATGGCGACGATTACGGTGTCGGCCGGGACGCTAACCGCCGAGTTGAACGTCGTTGTCGGCGAGTTGATCCCGACGCAACTGGCGATCCAAGGCCCGTCGTCCTTGTACGCCGGCGATTCCGTATCTTTAACGGCGATCGTTAGAGATCAATACGGGCAACCGATGAACGGCATTTCGGTTTCGTGGAGCTCCTCGAACAGCGCCGTTGCCGAAGTTGCCGCTGGTGGCGTCGTTACGGGGCTCGCCGAAGGAACGGCGACGGTGACGGCGTCCGCAGGGCAAGTCGTAACGGAATTTACCCTTCAGGTAAAGCGGCCGAACACGATTGCGCTGCATTATGTACGACCGGACGGAAACTTTGCGGATATGGACGTATGGGTGTGGAATACGGGGCTGCGCAACAATGACGGTCACAGCGTCGACTTCGCCGCGATCGACGGAACGACGGCCATTGCCTTGATCCCGGTCAGCGAGACAGCGACGAGCGTCGGCTTTATCGTACGGAAGAAGGATTGGTCGTTCAAAGATACGGACCAAGACCGGTTTATCCCGGTCCAGCCGAGCGAAGCGGTGAAGAAGGTAGTTGTCACTTCAGGGGTTGTAGACTATGTTACGGTACCTTCCATACGCAGCCCGCAGCCGTTGGAAGGCGATTTACGCTTCCAATACCGGGACCGCGATCGATTCGCTTTAGGCACGCTCGGCGAGCTCTCCGGCGTGAAAGCCGTCGTCGACGGCGTCGAGCACGATGCCGTGTACGATGAATGGAACGAAGCTTGGGTCTATACGCTCGACGCGCCGCAGGACGGTCACACGTATGTGTACACTTTCCTGGTCGAAGGCGAGCACGTCACGGATCCGAATAACCCGGTTGTCGCGAACGGCAAGTCCGTCTACACGTACGAAATCCCGAAGGCGATTCTCAAGGCGGAAACGAACGCCAAACAAATTTCGTACGACACGAATGCGCTGCTTACCGTATCCGTACAGGGAGCGACCGTTCCGGTCGAACGGATACGGGCCGACTTGAGCGCTTTGGGTTACGAGCAACCGATTCCAATCGATCTTGAGCTTATGCAAACCGCCTTCGGCGTCAAGGACGGGACGTCCCCTGGCCGCAAACCGATCCGCGTCATCGTTACGTATGAGAACGGCATGGAATCGTCAGTCGAAACCGACATCGTCGTCGTCCCTGGCAAGAAAAGCGGAAAAAAAGATTTCTCGTGGGATGAAGCGCGCATTTACTTCTTGTTGACGGATCGATTCATGGACGGAGATCCGTCGAACAATGGGGCGGAGACCGATCCCGGGCATCCCGAGGCGTTCCACGGAGGCGACTTCCGGGGGCTCATCGACAGGCTGGATTACCTCGAGAGACTTGGGATCAATACGATTTGGATTACGCCGATCGTCGATAACGTTGATTTCAATAAAGGCGCTGACTTTAACGGCACCCAATATGCGTATCATGGCTACTGGGCGAAAGACTTCACGAAAATCGACGAGCATCTCGGCGACTTGCAGACGTTCCAAGAATTGCTGGAAAAGGCGCATGACCGAGGCATGAAGGTGATGGTCGACGTCGTGCTGAACCACGCGGGGTACGGGCTGAAGCCGGACGACGATCGCCCCGGCATCAGCGAAGAGGACAAAGCGCGTTTCGACGGCATGCTCCGCACGGATGGCGTCGCGTGCGCGAACGGAATTGAAATTCAATGCGAGGTCTGGGGCCTTCCGGATTTGAAGACCGAGGAGGCAGCCATTCGCGAGCGGATCATCGACTGGCAGGCCGGTTGGCTTGAGAGGACTCGCACCGCACGAGGCGACACGATCGATTATTTCCGCGTCGATACAGTGAAGCACGTTGACGCAACGACTTGGCGCGCGTTTAAAAACCGCCTTGCCGCCATCGACCCGAAGGTGAAGCTGATCGGCGAATATTTCGATGGCAGCGCGACGAATCAAGGGGGAACCCTCAACAGCGGGCAAATGGACAGTTTGCTGGACTTTGACTTCAAATGGCTTGCTTTAGATCTTCTCAACAGCGGGTTGCTCGATGTCAATGAACGGCTGCAGGCGCGCAACGACATGATCGACAATACCGCCATGCTCGGTTCGTTCTTAAGCTCGCACGATGAAGACGGATTTTTGTCCGAGCGCATCGGAGGGGACCGAGGGAAGCTCAAAGTGGCGGCAGCCCTTCAAATGACGGTGAAAGGCCAACCGGTTATCTATTATGGCGAGGAGTTGGGCCGATCAGGGAAAAACGCGGGCGATATGGCCGCTGGACAGTACAGCGAAAACCGGGGCGACATGCCGTGGGATCGGTTGGACGAAGAAGCGGATTTGCTGGGACATTATACGAAAATGCTTCGCATCCGGGCGAACCATTCGGACGTCTTCGCCAAAGGAACCCATAGCGACGCGTTAGCTGGGAGCGACGAAGAGGGGACGCTTGTCTTCGCTCGCAGTTACGAGGGCCGGACCGTCTTCGTCGGACTGAATGTAACGACAGAGGCAAGGCACGTGAAGTTTAAAGCGATCGGATTCGCCCCGGGGGCGACGCTCGTTAACGAGTATTCCGGGGAGCAGGTTAAGGTGGATGGGGAAGGATTCGTCACTATAACGATCCCCCCGAGAGACGGCGGCGGCACGGTCGTATTGGCGAAGGCAGGTACAGATAGAGCGAAATAG
- a CDS encoding glycoside hydrolase family 36 protein translates to MKTGVQDWLVSVDRETGNLLWNGPGIGMQAAFEAEWEDENGLFHSGAAWKLAGEEREGFRDENGTEYLIHTYRYKHGTVTLLRQLKYAVGAASALELRLTLQNAGEGALKLRRLVPLLVQGAQHLHIGDVGAGGWTFYKNGRQKNDLPAVCVLGVRDEAYQDAVAGMSESGRRMEAAEGATEIVSDELSVIVGGQRADSPSLLIGFVDAVTHLAECRLRVGRDGSSLERLEASCLFDGVRLEAGAAREGGWLRLDAGAPFEAVDEYVQAKRLATGTMAMPNPPSVYCTWYYYGDTVSQDDVYANVDALKEKGIPIDVVQIDEGWEQRFGNWEANHRFPDGMEAAARRIREAGYRPGIWTAPFLVEPRSDMRFYHDEWLLRGKDGEPVKFYMNNTDNLVWDVTHPEVLQWIEDLYRKLTAWGYTYHKLDFTRAVALDANVRFYREGTTRAEAYRMGVEAVRRGIGPEGYLLLCGGLYTPPSGLADAHRTSSDVLSMWSEHDGKQGGQVAPFTMKQNTLRYWMGRLWHNDPDALMVRRQEYRLRSLDLSLGKLTDDEARVTALNQYWGGGLVCFSEPMNDIDDDRLGLLRHIVPSIGVPAVPRDMYSGVRYPRTMVTEVDGGKAGLSRWHTVSIVNWSDDPAPVTTRLEELLPSDYIAEHEAFHVSEFWSGEIREVRAGEALHFGELPPHASLHLKIVPLSSAQPVVAYTNGHFSMGAAEITGFDYDGGTLNMHIDWPWKEPLVVVLLAPDGCAWLTAEGAKDVTSELEGCKLRVTVPGGWKGPLKATVGSAS, encoded by the coding sequence ATGAAAACGGGAGTGCAGGATTGGCTGGTTTCCGTCGATCGAGAGACGGGGAATCTCTTATGGAACGGTCCCGGGATCGGGATGCAGGCAGCGTTCGAAGCGGAGTGGGAGGACGAGAACGGCCTATTCCACTCCGGAGCGGCTTGGAAGCTTGCAGGCGAGGAACGGGAAGGGTTCCGCGACGAGAACGGTACGGAATATTTGATCCATACGTACCGTTACAAGCATGGAACGGTAACGCTGCTTCGACAACTGAAATATGCCGTCGGCGCGGCGTCCGCGTTGGAGCTTCGGCTGACCCTTCAGAACGCGGGAGAAGGAGCCTTGAAGCTTCGTCGTCTCGTCCCGCTTCTCGTTCAAGGTGCGCAACACCTGCATATCGGGGACGTCGGCGCGGGCGGATGGACGTTTTACAAAAACGGGCGTCAGAAAAATGATTTGCCTGCCGTATGCGTGCTCGGCGTCCGCGACGAAGCGTACCAGGACGCGGTAGCCGGGATGAGCGAATCCGGCAGGCGTATGGAAGCGGCCGAGGGCGCGACCGAGATCGTAAGCGACGAATTAAGCGTCATCGTCGGGGGGCAGCGAGCGGATTCCCCTTCGTTGTTAATCGGCTTCGTGGACGCGGTGACGCATCTGGCCGAATGTCGGCTTCGGGTAGGAAGAGACGGGAGCTCGCTGGAACGCCTCGAAGCCTCTTGTCTGTTCGACGGCGTGCGCCTTGAGGCTGGAGCCGCGCGCGAAGGCGGATGGCTGCGGCTTGACGCCGGTGCGCCGTTCGAGGCGGTCGACGAGTACGTACAGGCGAAGCGGCTTGCGACCGGCACGATGGCGATGCCGAACCCTCCATCCGTATACTGTACGTGGTACTACTACGGGGACACCGTCAGTCAAGATGATGTGTACGCTAACGTCGACGCTTTGAAGGAAAAGGGGATTCCGATCGACGTCGTGCAAATCGACGAAGGCTGGGAGCAGCGCTTCGGAAACTGGGAGGCGAACCACCGATTCCCGGACGGAATGGAAGCGGCGGCAAGGAGAATCCGGGAGGCGGGATATCGACCTGGGATTTGGACCGCGCCGTTCCTCGTAGAGCCCCGGAGCGACATGCGCTTCTACCATGACGAGTGGCTCCTGCGGGGGAAAGACGGCGAGCCTGTGAAGTTCTATATGAATAACACGGACAACCTCGTATGGGACGTCACCCATCCTGAGGTCCTTCAATGGATCGAGGATCTCTATAGAAAACTGACCGCTTGGGGCTACACATACCATAAGCTTGACTTTACGCGGGCGGTCGCGCTAGACGCCAACGTTCGTTTTTATCGGGAGGGCACGACGCGGGCGGAAGCGTACCGCATGGGGGTCGAGGCCGTGCGCCGCGGCATCGGACCGGAAGGGTACTTGCTCCTATGCGGAGGACTGTACACCCCGCCTTCCGGACTTGCGGATGCGCATCGGACGAGTTCCGATGTGCTCAGCATGTGGAGCGAGCACGACGGAAAGCAAGGCGGACAGGTGGCGCCGTTCACGATGAAGCAAAACACGCTGCGGTATTGGATGGGGCGATTGTGGCATAACGATCCCGATGCGCTTATGGTGCGTCGTCAAGAGTACCGACTGCGCTCCCTCGACCTAAGCCTCGGGAAGCTGACGGACGACGAAGCGCGCGTCACAGCGCTTAACCAATATTGGGGCGGCGGACTAGTGTGCTTCTCCGAGCCAATGAACGACATCGACGACGACCGGCTTGGCTTGCTGCGCCATATCGTCCCCTCGATCGGGGTACCTGCGGTTCCGCGGGATATGTATAGCGGAGTTCGCTACCCGCGGACGATGGTCACGGAGGTGGACGGCGGGAAGGCAGGACTGTCCCGATGGCATACGGTCAGCATCGTGAATTGGAGCGATGATCCGGCGCCCGTGACAACCCGGCTGGAGGAACTGTTGCCGAGCGACTATATCGCGGAGCATGAAGCGTTCCACGTCTCCGAGTTTTGGAGCGGCGAAATTCGCGAAGTTCGAGCGGGGGAAGCCTTACACTTCGGCGAACTGCCTCCTCACGCTTCTCTCCATCTCAAAATTGTTCCGTTGTCGTCCGCCCAGCCGGTCGTCGCTTACACGAACGGACATTTCTCCATGGGGGCCGCCGAAATTACGGGATTCGACTATGACGGCGGCACATTGAATATGCACATCGATTGGCCTTGGAAGGAGCCGTTGGTCGTCGTGCTGCTGGCGCCGGACGGCTGCGCATGGTTGACGGCGGAAGGCGCCAAAGATGTAACCTCCGAACTAGAGGGTTGCAAGCTCCGCGTTACGGTGCCGGGAGGCTGGAAGGGACCGCTGAAGGCGACGGTCGGCTCAGCTTCGTAG
- a CDS encoding chromosome condensation regulator: protein MDYNSPIEAKLKAKRYSKAIIAAGPRHTVALHSDGMVTALGDNKYGQCDLSSWQGIVSVAAGNVHMATNTGNSHTVGLASDGTVVAVGWNKHGQCDVSDWRGIVEIAAGWRRTVGLQSDGTVLAVGRNDEGQCNVGDWRDMVAVTAGDWHTVSLASDGRVTAVGNNRYGQCNVSNWRDKVAVAAGYLHTVGLKSDGTVAAVGLNKHGQCDVSGWRGIMMIAAGSYHTIGLKTDGTVAAAGSNEHGQCNVSGWRNIVAVAAGCAHTVGLKSDGTLVAVGDNEYGQCDIGGLSGIQLPSISLDANPPELG, encoded by the coding sequence ATGGACTATAATTCACCCATCGAAGCGAAGTTAAAGGCGAAACGATACTCCAAAGCCATTATAGCCGCGGGTCCCCGTCATACCGTTGCCCTCCATTCGGACGGAATGGTAACGGCCCTGGGTGATAATAAATATGGCCAATGCGATCTAAGCAGCTGGCAAGGTATTGTGTCTGTAGCTGCTGGTAATGTTCATATGGCGACGAACACGGGAAATTCCCATACCGTCGGTCTTGCGTCTGACGGTACCGTGGTGGCTGTGGGTTGGAATAAGCATGGCCAATGCGATGTAAGCGACTGGCGCGGTATTGTCGAAATAGCGGCGGGTTGGCGTCGTACCGTCGGACTTCAATCGGACGGCACGGTTTTAGCCGTAGGGCGAAATGATGAAGGACAATGCAATGTAGGCGACTGGCGTGATATGGTGGCGGTAACGGCGGGTGACTGGCATACTGTCAGTCTTGCATCTGACGGCAGGGTGACGGCCGTGGGTAATAATCGGTATGGTCAATGCAATGTAAGTAACTGGCGCGACAAAGTGGCGGTAGCGGCGGGTTATCTTCATACCGTGGGTCTTAAGTCGGACGGCACTGTGGCGGCTGTAGGATTGAATAAGCATGGCCAATGCGATGTAAGCGGCTGGCGCGGTATTATGATGATCGCGGCAGGCAGTTACCATACCATTGGCCTTAAAACAGATGGCACCGTGGCGGCTGCGGGGAGTAATGAGCATGGTCAATGCAACGTAAGCGGTTGGCGTAATATTGTGGCGGTAGCGGCGGGGTGCGCTCATACTGTCGGTCTTAAATCAGACGGCACTTTGGTTGCTGTGGGTGATAATGAATATGGCCAATGTGATATAGGCGGCTTGAGCGGCATCCAACTGCCAAGCATTTCGTTGGATGCCAACCCGCCTGAATTGGGATGA